One genomic segment of Borrelia coriaceae includes these proteins:
- a CDS encoding consevred protein translates to MSGVKVYYPENFNALVSLFNEDANNYIIYNEIDFHKNAEIFMNKNKEDSDNFFIINNFERFNKVSLKSNFLEMGPCVTYDTILQFGEKNIPRLFYEFISRLNDRIYLNSINIANGFYYKNTVFDLYPLLLSLDAQLEFKNILNKRTYTCNAYSINRDDYIESRHILFLSKLKFPITNLWNKSFCSRIFVDTFSFNILEETNIIFICVLLNVRRNIISDFLMKIFYNDKVITLRDFQVLLLNKSLPLSLVEIEDSIRVLDKNICDVKNFSLGEMSLRLIKNFYFNVLCNL, encoded by the coding sequence ATGAGTGGTGTTAAGGTATATTATCCAGAAAATTTTAATGCGCTTGTTAGTTTGTTTAATGAGGATGCAAACAATTATATAATTTATAATGAGATTGATTTTCATAAAAATGCTGAAATTTTTATGAACAAGAACAAGGAAGATTCTGACAATTTTTTTATAATTAATAATTTTGAAAGATTCAATAAGGTTTCTCTTAAGAGTAATTTTTTGGAAATGGGACCCTGTGTGACTTATGATACGATATTACAATTTGGAGAGAAAAATATCCCAAGGTTGTTTTATGAATTTATTTCAAGACTAAATGATAGGATATATCTAAATAGTATTAATATTGCTAATGGATTTTATTATAAGAACACAGTGTTTGACTTATATCCTTTGTTGTTAAGTCTCGATGCTCAGCTTGAGTTTAAGAATATTTTAAATAAGAGAACTTATACTTGTAATGCTTACAGTATTAACAGAGATGATTATATAGAAAGTCGACATATTTTATTTTTAAGTAAATTAAAATTTCCAATTACAAATTTGTGGAATAAAAGTTTTTGCAGTAGGATATTTGTTGATACTTTTTCATTTAATATCTTAGAAGAGACAAACATTATTTTTATTTGCGTTCTTTTAAATGTTAGGAGAAATATTATAAGTGATTTTTTGATGAAGATATTTTATAATGACAAAGTTATTACTTTAAGAGATTTTCAAGTTTTACTTCTTAATAAATCTTTGCCTTTATCTTTAGTTGAAATTGAAGATTCTATTAGGGTGCTAGATAAGAATATCTGTGATGTTAAAAACTTTAGTTTAGGGGAGATGAGTTTAAGACTTATTAAAAACTTTTATTTCAATGTATTGTGTAATTTATAG
- a CDS encoding HPr family phosphocarrier protein — protein sequence MVKKEATIKAINGLHVRPASTFVKKAKEYVSDITIEADGKSVSGKSLFRLQTLELSSGKKLVVCAEGDDEEKAVNELVELIESFKE from the coding sequence ATGGTAAAAAAAGAGGCTACAATTAAAGCCATTAATGGTTTGCATGTTAGACCGGCATCAACGTTTGTCAAAAAAGCTAAGGAGTATGTTAGTGATATAACAATTGAGGCTGATGGGAAATCTGTGAGTGGCAAAAGTTTATTTCGCTTACAAACTCTGGAATTATCTTCTGGAAAGAAGCTTGTGGTGTGTGCTGAGGGTGATGATGAGGAGAAGGCTGTTAATGAACTTGTTGAGCTCATTGAATCTTTTAAAGAATAG